In one Myxocyprinus asiaticus isolate MX2 ecotype Aquarium Trade chromosome 29, UBuf_Myxa_2, whole genome shotgun sequence genomic region, the following are encoded:
- the LOC127420324 gene encoding zinc finger protein 501-like isoform X2 yields MMQTPVKIEVKQEEIKEEITAEEQQRDEDFISSEVKEESQELIEVEEKLQDQNHHDFTTGEKSLSDSKTKNFSTKKSQRRAAKNTFTCSQCGKRFTCKSQLNRHMRIHTGERPYTCRQCGKSFTYKQHLNLHTRVHTGEKPFSCLQCGRSFTQKHHLNLHMRIHTGERPYTCHQCGKSFAYADNLKNHLLCHSGERPFECDKCGKTFSVAAYLKKHLKVHTNEKPYKCSFCGKSFANLSYFKEHQKIHTGVGDHMCFECGKTFITASELKQHHIIHTGEKPYKCSQCGKSFTRSQNLKTHERIHTGEKPFKCSHCGKRFTQSENLKTHERIHTGEKPYKCSHCEKSFTQSHDLKTHERIHTGEKPYKCSHCEKSFARSQNLKIHERIHTGEKPYQCSSCGRSFSAASHVVTHIKSCCPK; encoded by the exons ATgatgcagacaccagtgaagattgaagtgaaacaggaggagataaaagaagaaatcacagcagaggaacaacagagagaTGAGGATTTTATttcttcag aagtgaaagaggaaagtcaagagctgattgaagtggaggagaaacttcaggatcagaatcatcatgatttcacaactggagaaaaatctttgagtGACTCAAAGACTAAGAATTTCTCAACAAAAAAGTCTCAAAGAAGAGCAGCCAAAAatactttcacctgctctcagtgtggaaagagattTACATGTAAAAGTCAGCTTAACagacacatgagaattcacaccggaGAGAGACCTTACACGTGTcgtcagtgtggaaaaagtttcacttATAAACAACATCTTAATCTACACACAAGAGTTCATACAGGAGAAAAGCCTTTctcatgccttcagtgtggaaggagtttcacacaaaaacatcatcTTAATTTACACATGAGAATCCACACAGGAGAGAGAccttacacgtgccatcagtgtggaaagagttttgcatatGCAGACAATCTCAAGAATCATCTCCTCTGTCACTCTGGAGAAAGACCATTTGAATGTGATAAATGTGGTAAAACATTTAGTGTGGCAGCGTACCTAAAAAAACACCTAAAAGTGCACACAAATGAAaagccttacaagtgttctttttgtggaaagagttttgcaaacCTGTcctattttaaagagcaccagaaaatacataccgGTGTGGGGGATCATATGTGTTTTGAATGTGGAAAGACCTTTATTACAGCTAGCGAATTGAAACAGCACCAcataattcacactggagagaaaccttacaaatgctcacaatgtggaaagagtttcactcggtcacaaaacctgaaaacacacgagagaattcatactggagagaaacctttcaagtgctcacactgtggaaagagattTACTCAGTCAGAAAACCttaaaacacacgagagaatccatactggagagaaaccttacaagtgctcacactgtgaaaagagtttcactcagtcacacgACCTGAAAAcccatgagagaattcatactggagaaaaaccatacaagtgctcacactgtgaaaagagtttcgctcggtcacaaaacctgaaaatacatgagagaatccatactggagaaaaaccataccaATGCTCTTCATGTGGGAGGAGTTTCAGTGCAGCAAGTCATGTAGTTACTCATATAAAAAGTTGTTGCCCAAAGTAA
- the LOC127420324 gene encoding zinc finger protein 501-like isoform X1, whose amino-acid sequence MPDDFDGFIPEISQLKKEVTSLKTKLMERDDRLQMMQTPVKIEVKQEEIKEEITAEEQQRDEDFISSEVKEESQELIEVEEKLQDQNHHDFTTGEKSLSDSKTKNFSTKKSQRRAAKNTFTCSQCGKRFTCKSQLNRHMRIHTGERPYTCRQCGKSFTYKQHLNLHTRVHTGEKPFSCLQCGRSFTQKHHLNLHMRIHTGERPYTCHQCGKSFAYADNLKNHLLCHSGERPFECDKCGKTFSVAAYLKKHLKVHTNEKPYKCSFCGKSFANLSYFKEHQKIHTGVGDHMCFECGKTFITASELKQHHIIHTGEKPYKCSQCGKSFTRSQNLKTHERIHTGEKPFKCSHCGKRFTQSENLKTHERIHTGEKPYKCSHCEKSFTQSHDLKTHERIHTGEKPYKCSHCEKSFARSQNLKIHERIHTGEKPYQCSSCGRSFSAASHVVTHIKSCCPK is encoded by the exons GTTTCATCCcagaaatctctcagctgaagaaagaggtgacgtcactgaagACAAAATTGATGGAGAGAGACGACAGGTTACag ATgatgcagacaccagtgaagattgaagtgaaacaggaggagataaaagaagaaatcacagcagaggaacaacagagagaTGAGGATTTTATttcttcag aagtgaaagaggaaagtcaagagctgattgaagtggaggagaaacttcaggatcagaatcatcatgatttcacaactggagaaaaatctttgagtGACTCAAAGACTAAGAATTTCTCAACAAAAAAGTCTCAAAGAAGAGCAGCCAAAAatactttcacctgctctcagtgtggaaagagattTACATGTAAAAGTCAGCTTAACagacacatgagaattcacaccggaGAGAGACCTTACACGTGTcgtcagtgtggaaaaagtttcacttATAAACAACATCTTAATCTACACACAAGAGTTCATACAGGAGAAAAGCCTTTctcatgccttcagtgtggaaggagtttcacacaaaaacatcatcTTAATTTACACATGAGAATCCACACAGGAGAGAGAccttacacgtgccatcagtgtggaaagagttttgcatatGCAGACAATCTCAAGAATCATCTCCTCTGTCACTCTGGAGAAAGACCATTTGAATGTGATAAATGTGGTAAAACATTTAGTGTGGCAGCGTACCTAAAAAAACACCTAAAAGTGCACACAAATGAAaagccttacaagtgttctttttgtggaaagagttttgcaaacCTGTcctattttaaagagcaccagaaaatacataccgGTGTGGGGGATCATATGTGTTTTGAATGTGGAAAGACCTTTATTACAGCTAGCGAATTGAAACAGCACCAcataattcacactggagagaaaccttacaaatgctcacaatgtggaaagagtttcactcggtcacaaaacctgaaaacacacgagagaattcatactggagagaaacctttcaagtgctcacactgtggaaagagattTACTCAGTCAGAAAACCttaaaacacacgagagaatccatactggagagaaaccttacaagtgctcacactgtgaaaagagtttcactcagtcacacgACCTGAAAAcccatgagagaattcatactggagaaaaaccatacaagtgctcacactgtgaaaagagtttcgctcggtcacaaaacctgaaaatacatgagagaatccatactggagaaaaaccataccaATGCTCTTCATGTGGGAGGAGTTTCAGTGCAGCAAGTCATGTAGTTACTCATATAAAAAGTTGTTGCCCAAAGTAA